In Shouchella patagoniensis, the following are encoded in one genomic region:
- a CDS encoding LacI family DNA-binding transcriptional regulator yields the protein MSIQDETRFRARRKEAIVPMANIRQIAKEANVSVSTVSRVLNGHPYVSEEKRNAVEQVIKKHRYDRNINAVHLSTGKTFMVGVVVPFTNRPYFAALLEGMAEEAFQSRYKLVFIQTKYEESREVEALEMLKYRQVDALIICSRTCQLEVIEPYTQYGNIVLYEKTLHTKMSGTYVNHYAVFKQALTYLHAKGHDQIGYSIGRLEGTNSVQRATAYRDFLTEINQPYRSEYVFSHCFHFEDGVELIRQWSKLDVRPTALMLTSDQVASGAITAAREQGIQIGTELAVIGFDNQPISRIFQLTTVDMKLSEIGRKTFRQALAEEISQEEIEVKLIERGSA from the coding sequence ATGAGCATACAAGATGAAACGCGTTTCAGAGCAAGAAGAAAAGAGGCGATTGTACCGATGGCAAATATCCGGCAGATTGCAAAGGAGGCAAATGTCTCTGTATCAACCGTTTCCAGAGTATTAAACGGGCATCCTTATGTGAGTGAAGAAAAACGTAACGCAGTGGAACAAGTGATTAAAAAACATCGCTACGATCGCAATATTAATGCTGTACATTTAAGTACAGGAAAAACGTTTATGGTTGGTGTGGTTGTCCCTTTTACAAACCGCCCTTATTTCGCTGCTCTTCTTGAGGGGATGGCGGAGGAAGCATTTCAGAGTCGTTACAAACTCGTGTTTATTCAAACCAAGTATGAAGAAAGTCGAGAAGTAGAGGCGCTGGAGATGCTTAAGTATAGGCAAGTGGACGCGCTCATCATTTGTTCGAGAACGTGTCAGCTAGAGGTAATTGAACCGTATACCCAATACGGGAATATTGTGTTGTATGAAAAAACGTTACATACGAAGATGAGCGGAACGTACGTAAACCATTATGCTGTTTTTAAACAAGCCCTTACGTATTTGCATGCAAAAGGACATGATCAAATTGGCTATTCAATCGGTCGGCTTGAAGGGACAAATAGCGTGCAACGAGCTACTGCTTACCGTGATTTCTTAACTGAAATCAACCAACCGTACCGGAGTGAGTATGTATTTAGTCATTGTTTTCATTTTGAAGATGGAGTGGAGCTTATTAGGCAGTGGTCAAAGTTAGACGTCCGCCCGACTGCTCTTATGCTGACAAGTGATCAAGTGGCGAGCGGCGCCATTACGGCAGCACGAGAACAAGGGATACAGATTGGCACAGAACTTGCTGTTATAGGCTTTGATAACCAACCTATTTCCCGTATCTTTCAGTTAACAACAGTGGACATGAAACTAAGTGAAATTGGACGTAAGACATTCAGGCAGGCACTTGCAGAGGAAATCTCGCAGGAAGAGATTGAAGTGAAATTAATTGAACGAGGAAGTGCATGA
- a CDS encoding MFS transporter produces the protein MNNRKLILTIFMMGTFAVGMTEYVVTGLLTEFARDLNVSVSTTGLLLSVYAISVAVFGPILRILTIKYSPKPLLIGLVSLFIVSNIVAATAPNFEVLLLSRLMSAAMHAPFFGLCMSMAINLSAPEKRTSAIASVQGGLTIAVMIGVPFGSYLGGVLDWRMVFWFLVVLGIIVLLGLITFVPNDKHTEIPQLKKELHALRNRNVLWVLAIIVFGFSGVFTAYTFKEPMLREFAGFGVTGVTFGLFAFGLGAVIGNFASGRVLPSKLTKILMFTLIGLAAVLASLTFLLQVPGVAFLICFLFGAGTFGTTPLLNAKVILAAKEAPMLSGTIAASIFNVANAIGATLGTIFLNAGFSYTMITFAAAGIILFGLVLTIITSWVEDKTLFE, from the coding sequence ATGAATAATCGAAAACTAATTTTAACCATTTTTATGATGGGGACTTTTGCAGTTGGAATGACGGAATATGTAGTGACAGGTCTCTTAACCGAATTCGCAAGGGATTTAAATGTCAGCGTGTCGACAACGGGGCTTTTGCTTAGTGTCTATGCGATAAGCGTAGCAGTCTTTGGCCCCATCCTACGGATTCTCACCATTAAATATTCACCAAAACCACTTTTGATTGGGCTCGTTTCCCTCTTTATTGTCAGCAATATTGTTGCGGCAACTGCTCCCAATTTCGAGGTGTTATTGTTATCTCGCCTCATGTCAGCAGCCATGCATGCCCCGTTCTTTGGCTTATGTATGTCTATGGCGATTAATTTGTCTGCGCCTGAAAAACGCACAAGCGCGATTGCATCCGTTCAAGGGGGCTTGACGATCGCCGTTATGATCGGTGTTCCATTTGGGTCATATCTTGGCGGTGTACTTGACTGGCGCATGGTCTTTTGGTTCCTCGTTGTCCTTGGAATCATTGTTTTACTCGGTCTAATTACGTTTGTTCCAAACGATAAGCATACAGAGATTCCTCAGCTAAAAAAGGAATTACATGCGTTGCGCAACAGAAATGTGCTATGGGTGTTAGCCATTATCGTATTTGGCTTTTCCGGCGTGTTCACAGCTTATACGTTTAAAGAACCGATGCTCCGAGAGTTTGCTGGATTTGGTGTTACCGGCGTTACATTTGGCCTGTTTGCTTTTGGACTTGGCGCTGTTATTGGCAATTTCGCTTCAGGTCGTGTGCTTCCAAGTAAACTAACAAAAATATTGATGTTTACCTTGATTGGGCTCGCAGCAGTGCTTGCCTCATTAACCTTTCTGTTACAAGTACCTGGTGTTGCATTTCTTATCTGCTTCTTATTTGGCGCAGGTACGTTTGGTACAACACCACTTTTAAATGCAAAAGTCATTTTGGCCGCAAAGGAAGCCCCCATGCTTTCTGGTACAATTGCCGCTTCCATCTTTAATGTAGCGAACGCGATAGGCGCGACACTCGGTACCATCTTCTTAAACGCCGGTTTTAGCTATACAATGATTACGTTTGCAGCAGCAGGCATTATTTTATTCGGTCTCGTGCTCACCATCATTACGAGTTGGGTTGAAGACAAAACCTTATTTGAATAG
- a CDS encoding AraC family transcriptional regulator, producing MDMLKNMNAAVSYIENNLDEEIDYAEVARIAYFSEHHFRRMFSFIAGISLTEYIRRRRLTLAAFELKERNVRVIDVAMKYGYKSPDSFSRAFQMLHEVTPSSVKNTDVPLKAYPMMTFQMAIKGDVEMNYRFVEKEAFTVVGKKETVSTGESEFNPAMWAHLEEIEEAVKPYDNTSFSGILHVSLTKENGDVDYYIATATSKPCPKELEQLAISPQTWAVFQAIGEMPDALLTTWERVYTEWFPISGYELAEAPEMVKGTDEKTEIWIPVKKK from the coding sequence ATGGATATGCTTAAAAATATGAATGCCGCAGTAAGCTATATTGAAAACAATTTGGATGAAGAGATTGATTATGCAGAGGTTGCAAGGATTGCATACTTTTCAGAGCATCATTTTAGACGTATGTTTTCATTCATAGCTGGGATCTCATTAACGGAATATATTCGCAGAAGACGTTTGACCTTAGCCGCTTTTGAGTTAAAAGAAAGGAATGTAAGAGTCATTGATGTGGCTATGAAGTATGGTTATAAATCACCTGATTCCTTTTCAAGAGCGTTTCAAATGCTGCATGAAGTCACTCCTAGTTCAGTAAAAAATACGGACGTTCCATTAAAAGCGTATCCGATGATGACCTTTCAAATGGCGATTAAGGGAGATGTCGAAATGAACTATAGGTTTGTGGAGAAAGAAGCATTTACTGTTGTGGGAAAAAAAGAAACCGTGTCTACAGGTGAATCCGAATTCAACCCAGCAATGTGGGCACATCTTGAGGAAATTGAAGAGGCTGTTAAGCCCTATGATAATACTTCGTTTTCGGGCATCTTACATGTTTCATTAACAAAAGAGAATGGGGATGTCGATTACTATATTGCAACAGCGACTAGCAAACCATGTCCAAAAGAACTAGAACAACTTGCGATCTCTCCCCAAACGTGGGCAGTATTTCAAGCGATAGGAGAGATGCCAGATGCATTATTAACTACATGGGAGCGAGTGTATACCGAGTGGTTCCCTATCTCTGGTTATGAACTAGCAGAAGCTCCTGAAATGGTTAAAGGAACGGATGAAAAAACAGAAATTTGGATACCTGTAAAAAAGAAGTAG
- a CDS encoding ASCH domain-containing protein, with amino-acid sequence MEQCDTAETLWQVYLQKNPHAKSKGYSAFAFGDGSKAMADELSALVVQGEKTGTSSAFALYGEEPLPKVGDFSVVLDGDGDAVAIIECLAVDLIPYHEVTEAHALSEGEGDRTLDYWKSVHEPFFTSELENVGHVFSTDMIVVFERFNVVHLPQQKKNS; translated from the coding sequence ATGGAGCAATGTGATACTGCTGAAACGCTCTGGCAAGTGTACTTACAGAAAAATCCCCACGCCAAGTCAAAGGGCTACAGCGCTTTTGCTTTTGGTGACGGATCAAAAGCAATGGCTGATGAGCTTAGTGCCCTTGTAGTTCAAGGAGAAAAAACAGGGACTTCCTCTGCTTTTGCTTTGTACGGAGAGGAACCACTTCCAAAAGTAGGCGATTTTAGCGTGGTTTTAGATGGCGACGGCGATGCTGTTGCGATCATTGAATGCCTAGCAGTTGACCTTATCCCTTATCATGAAGTGACGGAAGCACACGCCTTATCAGAAGGGGAGGGTGACCGCACGCTTGATTACTGGAAAAGCGTACACGAACCTTTTTTTACGAGCGAATTAGAAAACGTGGGGCACGTCTTTTCAACCGATATGATCGTCGTATTTGAACGTTTTAACGTTGTTCATTTGCCCCAACAGAAGAAGAACAGCTAG
- a CDS encoding GNAT family N-acetyltransferase: MKFTLVQSTIEDKPYISDLRMTALADDFNRHHLPDEQVLSRFNENFNPDTTYLIKIHEETIGCIGIRPVGDEVMLKNFYLDPAYQGKGIGRAVFQSVLDQHQDKRVITLMIFKGSRAKKRYETFGFSVVDANERVETMCLYNKVGLK, from the coding sequence GTGAAATTTACACTTGTGCAAAGCACGATTGAGGATAAACCATATATCTCTGACTTACGAATGACTGCATTAGCAGATGACTTTAATCGCCATCATTTACCTGATGAACAAGTCTTATCACGCTTTAATGAAAACTTCAATCCCGACACAACCTACTTGATTAAAATCCACGAGGAAACGATTGGTTGTATCGGCATCCGCCCTGTAGGCGATGAAGTGATGCTGAAAAACTTTTACCTTGATCCCGCCTACCAAGGCAAAGGGATTGGTCGTGCTGTGTTTCAATCTGTTCTCGATCAACACCAAGACAAACGAGTCATTACATTAATGATATTCAAAGGAAGCCGAGCAAAAAAACGCTATGAAACATTTGGTTTCTCTGTGGTTGATGCAAATGAACGGGTAGAAACAATGTGTTTATATAACAAAGTGGGCCTCAAATAA
- a CDS encoding phosphotransferase family protein: MRPFAINEIPNDIKHFVGRIDRIRFPRQGYTSDVGIIEAKGHYFALKRTREPLYCSWLEQEVDILSLLSIKTTLPVPDVEVYVKEDEKGHSWALMECLQGETMRFAIANESNQKRREELIVQFGEILARVHSIPCPNEWKQQGSWLDNQLKKASYQLTHYQVDVTSELLKEIVENRPQPVKQTLIHGDFTIDNVLVHNRKISGVIDWAGGAYGDPRYDVALAVRPKPSLFQKNTDYTLFFNGYGAEPISKEDYHYFANGLNEFF; the protein is encoded by the coding sequence ATGAGACCGTTCGCTATAAACGAGATTCCGAACGACATAAAGCATTTTGTTGGGAGAATAGATAGAATTCGTTTTCCGAGGCAAGGGTATACTTCTGACGTTGGGATAATAGAAGCAAAAGGCCATTATTTTGCTTTAAAACGAACAAGAGAACCATTGTATTGTTCCTGGCTTGAACAAGAAGTCGATATTTTATCACTTTTATCCATTAAAACCACATTGCCGGTTCCGGATGTAGAGGTATATGTTAAAGAAGATGAAAAGGGGCATTCATGGGCGTTAATGGAGTGTCTTCAAGGTGAAACGATGAGGTTTGCAATTGCAAATGAATCAAATCAAAAGAGACGGGAAGAGTTAATCGTCCAATTTGGAGAGATTCTAGCGAGAGTCCACTCGATACCTTGTCCAAACGAATGGAAGCAACAAGGATCTTGGCTAGACAATCAGCTAAAAAAAGCTTCGTATCAATTAACCCATTATCAAGTTGATGTTACGAGTGAACTGTTGAAAGAAATAGTGGAAAACCGTCCTCAACCGGTTAAACAAACACTGATTCATGGTGATTTTACTATTGATAATGTGCTGGTTCATAATCGGAAGATCTCTGGCGTGATTGACTGGGCCGGGGGAGCTTACGGTGATCCACGCTATGATGTTGCATTAGCAGTGCGACCAAAACCGAGCCTTTTTCAAAAAAATACTGACTATACACTATTCTTCAACGGGTATGGGGCAGAACCAATTAGCAAGGAAGACTATCATTATTTTGCAAACGGATTAAATGAATTTTTTTAA